One Acidobacteriota bacterium DNA window includes the following coding sequences:
- a CDS encoding recombinase family protein: protein MNIYLYTRVSTVQQNDGLDAQEATCRSFLGNLLGQEAWRKRFQSVTTASGQLTVNVVREQVSGSVAFPKRPQGAALLAKLRKGDHLCFAKLDRAFRSARDCHNTLAELKTLGVSTSICDLPDGADVTGNGIAALLIGIMASVAEWERERIGERTRDTKRVAKDQGRYLGGKIPWDKTVVDGKLVDDDSKRIVVRKLREWRSEAVPLRECQARIKKNYKTSLSLDAIRRMTDGQATEAARKRGRRKRQ from the coding sequence GTGAACATTTACCTTTACACGAGAGTTTCAACGGTTCAGCAGAACGACGGACTGGACGCACAGGAGGCGACGTGTCGTTCATTTCTCGGCAACTTGTTGGGGCAGGAAGCGTGGAGAAAGCGGTTCCAGTCCGTCACGACGGCTTCGGGGCAGTTGACGGTGAACGTCGTGCGGGAACAAGTCAGCGGCAGCGTGGCATTCCCAAAGCGTCCACAGGGGGCGGCTCTCCTTGCGAAGTTGAGGAAGGGCGATCATCTCTGCTTTGCGAAGTTGGATCGGGCATTCCGCTCGGCTCGGGACTGTCACAACACTCTGGCGGAGTTGAAGACGCTGGGTGTGTCAACGTCCATCTGCGATCTTCCTGACGGCGCGGACGTGACAGGCAACGGGATTGCGGCACTCCTGATCGGCATTATGGCGTCCGTGGCGGAGTGGGAGAGGGAACGCATCGGAGAACGCACAAGAGATACCAAGAGAGTGGCGAAGGATCAGGGGCGCTATCTCGGGGGAAAGATTCCGTGGGACAAGACGGTTGTTGACGGCAAACTCGTTGACGACGACTCAAAGCGGATAGTGGTGCGGAAGTTGAGGGAGTGGCGGAGCGAAGCGGTCCCGCTTCGTGAATGCCAGGCACGAATCAAGAAGAACTACAAAACGTCCCTTTCGCTTGATGCGATTAGGCGAATGACGGACGGACAGGCGACGGAAGCGGCGAGGAAGCGTGGGCGGCGGAAGCGACAGTGA
- a CDS encoding ATP-binding protein, with protein sequence MKRRALTPKLRILASSFPAVYVGGPRQSGKTTLARAAFPSHAYVSLEDPDEREFARTDPRGFLARFPAGAVLDEVQRAPTLFSYLQGIIDENRRPGRFILTGSQQFLLMRSVSQTLAGRIAIVTLPPFSLAELREVSQLNAIHFDQVKPNRTTPRFNLDWILRQGLYPAVHETGSDAVDWMASYYRTYVERDVRELLAVGDIELFGRFVRLCAGRSGQLLNLSSLGSDAGVAQPTARRWLSVLVASGLVHLLQPHHANFSKRLIKSPKLYFLDSGFLCYLLRITRDADVATHPLRGAIFETFVVSELVKVFAAIGREPPLFFWRDQTGHEVDLVIDLGGRLIPVEIKSGTTIARDFFAGLGYWLDLSRSSRKRGVLVYGGGEEPHLRDGHVVRPWFACS encoded by the coding sequence ATGAAGCGCAGGGCTCTCACCCCGAAATTGCGCATCCTGGCATCTTCATTCCCCGCGGTCTATGTCGGCGGGCCACGTCAGTCCGGCAAGACCACCCTCGCACGAGCGGCGTTTCCCTCCCACGCGTACGTCTCGCTCGAAGATCCTGACGAGCGCGAGTTCGCGAGGACCGATCCTCGGGGGTTCCTGGCGCGATTCCCAGCCGGCGCCGTGCTCGATGAGGTCCAGCGGGCGCCGACGCTCTTCTCGTACTTGCAGGGCATCATCGACGAGAACCGAAGGCCCGGTCGGTTCATCCTGACCGGATCACAGCAGTTCCTGCTGATGCGCAGCGTCAGCCAGACATTGGCCGGCCGGATTGCCATCGTCACACTTCCGCCCTTCAGCCTGGCGGAACTGCGCGAAGTGTCTCAGTTGAACGCAATCCACTTCGATCAGGTGAAGCCTAATCGCACAACGCCGCGGTTCAACCTGGACTGGATTCTGCGTCAGGGTCTCTACCCGGCGGTGCACGAGACGGGAAGTGACGCCGTCGATTGGATGGCGTCGTACTATCGCACCTATGTGGAACGCGATGTGCGTGAATTGCTGGCCGTTGGCGACATCGAGCTGTTCGGCCGATTCGTCCGGCTTTGCGCCGGCCGGTCCGGGCAACTGCTGAATCTCTCGTCTCTCGGATCGGACGCCGGTGTCGCCCAACCGACGGCGCGCCGATGGTTGTCGGTGCTTGTCGCAAGCGGCCTTGTGCATCTGCTGCAACCACACCATGCCAATTTCTCGAAGCGCCTGATCAAGAGTCCGAAGCTGTATTTCCTGGATTCAGGATTCCTGTGTTACCTGCTTCGGATCACACGCGACGCTGATGTGGCGACGCATCCGCTTCGCGGAGCCATCTTCGAAACGTTTGTCGTCTCGGAACTCGTCAAGGTGTTTGCCGCCATCGGACGGGAGCCGCCGCTGTTCTTCTGGCGCGACCAGACCGGGCACGAGGTCGATCTGGTGATCGACCTTGGTGGCCGCCTGATTCCGGTGGAGATCAAGTCGGGCACGACGATTGCGCGCGACTTCTTCGCCGGATTGGGGTATTGGTTGGATCTGTCGCGCAGCAGCCGGAAGCGCGGCGTTCTCGTCTACGGCGGTGGCGAAGAGCCCCATCTCCGCGATGGTCACGTCGTGCGGCCCTGGTTTGCCTGTTCGTAG
- a CDS encoding Uma2 family endonuclease: MPRVPPFDRPATYEDLVNLPDIQVGEIVDGELHASPRPAPVHALAETAIGDTLRLPYHRGRGGPGGWLILMEPELHLRSDVLVPDWAGWRRSRMPAVPATAYFPLAPDWVCEVLSPSTASLDREKKLRIYGREGVGHAWLVDPIARTLEVLQLSGGRWTMLATHVGDAVVRAEPFIEVELELASLWAETEPATTVESAGRTT; encoded by the coding sequence ATGCCGAGGGTTCCACCGTTCGACCGACCTGCGACGTATGAGGATCTGGTCAACCTGCCTGACATTCAGGTGGGCGAGATTGTGGACGGCGAGCTCCACGCGTCGCCGAGGCCGGCGCCGGTTCATGCGCTTGCGGAGACTGCCATTGGCGATACGCTGAGGCTGCCTTACCACCGCGGGCGTGGCGGCCCGGGCGGTTGGTTGATCCTCATGGAACCTGAATTGCACCTTCGCTCCGACGTCTTGGTGCCAGACTGGGCGGGGTGGCGGCGAAGCCGGATGCCCGCGGTACCGGCGACTGCGTACTTCCCGCTCGCTCCCGACTGGGTGTGCGAGGTGCTGTCGCCGTCTACCGCATCGCTCGATCGAGAGAAGAAGCTTCGCATTTACGGTCGTGAGGGCGTCGGCCACGCATGGCTAGTCGATCCGATCGCGAGGACGCTCGAAGTGCTGCAACTGAGCGGCGGCCGCTGGACGATGCTGGCCACACACGTCGGTGACGCCGTGGTTCGCGCTGAGCCCTTCATCGAAGTCGAGCTCGAGCTGGCGTCGCTGTGGGCGGAGACGGAGCCGGCAACGACGGTCGAGTCGGCTGGGCGCACTACCTGA
- a CDS encoding CarD family transcriptional regulator yields MTFQIGDKVIYPNHGLGIVERIEEKTILGTTCGFYHLRIAANATTVLVPLTNVDGVGLRRAIDDGEVDRLFKLLGDGKIDAQQNWKGRFKDNSEKMRTGSIYDVADVLKSLSLLSKSKSLSFREKRMLDRARFLIITEVSEVMQEGQPVIESRLDSALNKCIAARARGIEKAKAVKASAKPAARARVS; encoded by the coding sequence GTGACATTCCAGATCGGCGATAAGGTCATCTACCCGAATCACGGCCTTGGTATTGTCGAACGGATCGAAGAGAAGACCATCCTGGGCACAACCTGCGGTTTCTACCATCTCCGGATTGCCGCCAACGCCACGACGGTGCTCGTCCCGCTGACAAACGTGGACGGCGTCGGGCTGCGTCGCGCAATCGACGATGGTGAAGTCGACCGGTTGTTCAAGCTGCTCGGCGATGGAAAGATCGACGCCCAGCAGAACTGGAAAGGCCGCTTCAAGGACAACTCCGAGAAGATGCGCACGGGGTCCATCTACGATGTGGCCGACGTGCTCAAGAGTCTTTCGTTGCTCAGCAAGTCGAAGAGCCTCTCGTTCCGCGAAAAGCGCATGCTCGATCGCGCCCGATTCCTGATCATCACGGAAGTCTCAGAGGTCATGCAGGAAGGGCAACCCGTGATCGAGAGCCGTCTCGACTCCGCCCTCAACAAGTGCATCGCGGCCCGCGCCCGGGGTATCGAGAAGGCGAAAGCGGTCAAGGCGTCTGCCAAGCCGGCGGCTCGCGCCAGGGTGTCGTAA
- a CDS encoding VWA domain-containing protein, which yields MTIDRSSRLRLLGGVTRLSVAVAVIGLGAGLAVASRAGERAISQPDQQGARQSVGSPADQQRPETQPPPKSQPPPEAQAPQRPVFRTGANAVRVDVFATRNGVPVEDLTADDFEVLEDNTPQKVEAFEHIKIQNSGVPATRVEPRNVREANQMAADPRARVFVLFLDTYHVHMTASHNVTRPLMNLLNRVVGDQDLIAVMSPEMAASDIMFTRRTDQIAQALASFRWWGQRGQEGFTNDQTEQQYMNCYPPQAGEGATSSVAQEMIERRREKNTLDALVDLVRHLHGIREERKAILLVSEGWQLFRPDPSMMAAGTRPPTMGVGPDGRLGMIDRGSSVGAVRTLCDQDRVMLSGLDDERRFRDVMDEANRANASFYPIEPRGLPVFDSDMGPNPPPSIIDDFMMLRNRHDTLLTVAENTDGVAVINSNDIEGGLKRVVSDLSSYYLLGYSSTNSKADGKYRAIKVRVKRPGVEVRARRGYKAPTAEEATARTTSAAAPAVDEATAAIRKTIATLEGSARDVPLRVTVSPGWWTPAGDPSKAKPAGAEPALWIMGEIDTRANTGDNWSQGGDADVAITAKDGSTVIRYTVPIPAGSGRFLTRFPRTLEDVWLDPGSYAVRVRVTPATGGLPMTETARFDVASPARSDALMLGQPIYFRRGTAAIAPENATTDRRFRRTERIIIQLSASLAPNKVSGELVDRNGKTMALPVGATVVEKDGVRWVRAELTLAPLAVGDYVIRITTEQGTQTLHMLAPFRIVP from the coding sequence ATGACCATTGATCGCTCGTCGCGGCTTCGGCTACTCGGCGGCGTCACGCGGTTGTCGGTTGCCGTGGCCGTCATCGGCCTCGGCGCCGGACTGGCCGTCGCATCGCGGGCTGGCGAGCGCGCAATCAGCCAGCCAGATCAGCAAGGCGCGCGCCAGTCGGTGGGGTCGCCCGCAGACCAGCAACGGCCCGAAACGCAACCGCCCCCCAAGAGTCAGCCGCCACCCGAGGCCCAGGCGCCCCAACGCCCCGTGTTTCGCACCGGCGCGAACGCCGTGCGCGTGGACGTGTTCGCGACCCGGAACGGTGTGCCGGTCGAGGACCTGACCGCCGACGACTTCGAGGTGCTCGAGGACAACACGCCGCAGAAGGTGGAGGCGTTTGAGCACATCAAGATCCAGAACAGCGGCGTGCCGGCGACGCGAGTCGAGCCGCGGAATGTCCGAGAGGCGAACCAGATGGCAGCCGACCCCCGCGCCCGGGTGTTCGTGCTGTTCCTCGACACCTACCACGTCCACATGACCGCCTCCCACAATGTGACGCGGCCGCTCATGAACCTGCTGAATCGCGTCGTTGGCGACCAGGACCTGATTGCCGTGATGTCGCCCGAAATGGCGGCCTCCGACATCATGTTTACGCGGCGGACGGACCAGATCGCCCAGGCGCTCGCCAGCTTCCGCTGGTGGGGCCAGCGGGGGCAGGAGGGGTTCACCAACGACCAGACCGAACAGCAGTACATGAACTGCTACCCGCCGCAGGCGGGGGAGGGGGCCACGTCCTCGGTGGCGCAGGAGATGATCGAGCGGCGCCGCGAAAAGAACACGCTGGATGCGCTGGTGGATCTGGTCCGGCATCTTCACGGGATCCGGGAGGAGCGCAAGGCGATTCTGCTGGTCAGCGAGGGATGGCAGCTGTTTCGTCCGGACCCGAGCATGATGGCGGCCGGCACCCGCCCGCCAACGATGGGCGTCGGCCCGGACGGGCGCCTTGGCATGATCGATCGCGGCAGTTCCGTCGGCGCGGTCCGGACGCTCTGCGACCAGGACCGCGTGATGCTCTCCGGCCTTGATGATGAACGGCGCTTTCGCGACGTCATGGACGAGGCCAATCGTGCGAACGCGAGTTTCTACCCGATCGAGCCGCGCGGCCTGCCGGTGTTCGACAGCGACATGGGTCCCAATCCTCCGCCCTCGATTATCGACGACTTCATGATGCTCCGGAATCGGCACGACACGCTGTTGACGGTCGCCGAAAACACCGACGGCGTGGCGGTGATCAACTCCAACGACATCGAAGGCGGGCTCAAACGAGTCGTCTCCGACCTGTCGTCCTACTATCTCCTGGGCTATTCATCGACCAACTCGAAGGCCGACGGCAAGTACCGCGCGATCAAGGTGCGCGTCAAGCGGCCCGGCGTCGAAGTGCGCGCCAGACGGGGATACAAAGCGCCAACCGCAGAAGAAGCCACGGCACGGACCACCTCAGCCGCCGCACCGGCGGTCGACGAAGCCACCGCAGCCATCAGGAAGACGATCGCGACGCTCGAAGGCTCGGCCCGCGACGTGCCGCTGCGCGTAACGGTGAGCCCGGGTTGGTGGACTCCAGCCGGCGATCCCTCGAAGGCCAAGCCCGCGGGTGCCGAACCCGCACTGTGGATCATGGGAGAGATCGACACTCGCGCAAACACCGGCGACAACTGGAGCCAGGGCGGCGACGCGGACGTGGCCATCACGGCCAAGGACGGCTCGACGGTGATCCGCTACACGGTGCCGATTCCCGCCGGGTCGGGCCGATTCCTCACGCGCTTCCCCCGGACCCTCGAAGACGTGTGGCTCGACCCCGGCAGCTACGCGGTGCGGGTGCGCGTGACGCCGGCGACGGGAGGCCTGCCGATGACGGAGACGGCCCGATTCGACGTGGCATCGCCAGCCCGATCGGATGCGCTGATGCTCGGACAGCCGATCTACTTCCGGCGGGGCACCGCTGCGATCGCGCCGGAGAACGCCACGACAGACCGGCGTTTCCGGCGAACCGAGCGCATCATCATCCAGCTGTCCGCGTCGCTGGCGCCCAACAAGGTGAGCGGCGAACTGGTCGATCGCAACGGCAAGACGATGGCGCTGCCCGTCGGCGCCACGGTCGTCGAGAAGGACGGCGTACGCTGGGTGCGCGCTGAATTGACCCTGGCGCCGCTCGCGGTCGGCGATTACGTGATCCGGATCACGACGGAGCAGGGCACACAGACACTCCACATGCTCGCGCCGTTTCGGATTGTGCCCTGA
- a CDS encoding oligopeptide transporter, OPT family encodes MSVKPTSPTAPDDGFKPFVPDNSDQREFTVRALLLGLLMCVILGAANAYLGLRAGMTIAATYPAAVIGMAVLRIMKGSLLEENFARTVGSIGESVAAGAIFTMPAFVILGLWHFDAANIYTEYLAASTLMVLGGMLGILFVTILRRVMVEDKGLPFPESVAAAEIHKAGQRGADAAMQLFQAMGVGAIIRLLSRTDIDTKDGLGIFFSGNTFELAVGKLKESVVKLGLGKSPTEIAAGGVTTIAAPAVTPAYMGVGYIIGPELGALNFAGGLLAWGLFVPLLVFFLGPSLIDKYTSPDGVQNWGGLVGHLYRFIVRPIAVGGMLVGACYTLFKMRKNLILGIKRGVADVKKSAVAAAATKRTQQDLSFKVVLFGIALVFALMTAVYFYFTNMLSGALFAAIVMLITGFFFAAVSGNLVGMIGSSNNPISGLTLATTIVAALTMVIVGVKGEAGVAAVLAVAAVVCVSSAVAGEMLQDLKVGHILGGTPWKMQIGDMIGVAVAGLVMFFPIYVLHNSEVASGGLGGRVLAAPQAGLMAALSQGIVGGDMPWPLVIVGIAMGISLILIKVRSPMLFSVGMYLPLGTTFAIFVGGMIRGIVDKMAARRDYNAAQKARVENAGVLTASGLIAGEAIMGLIIAAVVFFSTNKEFPGIPGLDSVAGLLAIPVFAVLAVYMIFVPLRKAGTPDEPAPPTAVM; translated from the coding sequence ATGAGTGTGAAACCGACTAGCCCAACAGCCCCTGATGACGGCTTCAAGCCGTTCGTGCCCGACAACTCCGATCAACGGGAGTTCACGGTACGCGCCCTGCTTCTTGGCCTGCTCATGTGCGTCATCCTCGGAGCGGCCAATGCGTATCTCGGCCTGAGGGCCGGGATGACGATTGCGGCCACCTACCCGGCAGCCGTCATCGGAATGGCCGTCCTCCGCATCATGAAGGGCAGCCTCCTCGAAGAGAACTTCGCCAGGACCGTCGGCTCAATCGGTGAGTCGGTGGCAGCGGGCGCCATTTTCACGATGCCGGCGTTTGTCATCCTCGGGCTGTGGCACTTCGACGCAGCCAACATATACACGGAGTACCTAGCGGCCTCGACTCTGATGGTGCTGGGCGGCATGCTGGGCATCCTCTTTGTTACCATCCTCCGGCGCGTGATGGTCGAGGACAAGGGCCTGCCGTTCCCCGAGTCGGTGGCCGCCGCCGAGATTCACAAGGCTGGTCAGCGCGGGGCGGACGCCGCCATGCAGCTCTTCCAGGCGATGGGCGTCGGCGCGATCATCCGGTTGCTCTCGCGCACGGACATCGATACGAAGGACGGTCTGGGCATCTTCTTCTCGGGTAACACGTTCGAGCTGGCGGTTGGCAAACTCAAGGAAAGCGTCGTCAAGCTGGGCCTGGGGAAATCACCCACCGAAATCGCTGCCGGCGGCGTCACCACCATCGCAGCGCCCGCCGTAACCCCGGCGTACATGGGCGTCGGCTACATCATCGGGCCTGAACTGGGCGCGCTGAACTTCGCCGGAGGCCTGCTGGCCTGGGGCTTGTTCGTGCCACTGCTCGTCTTCTTCCTCGGGCCGAGCCTGATTGACAAGTACACGTCGCCCGACGGCGTCCAGAACTGGGGCGGGCTGGTCGGCCACCTCTACCGCTTCATCGTCCGCCCGATCGCGGTCGGCGGCATGCTGGTCGGCGCCTGCTACACGCTGTTCAAGATGCGGAAGAACCTCATCCTCGGCATCAAGCGCGGCGTGGCGGATGTCAAGAAATCGGCGGTGGCCGCAGCCGCCACTAAACGCACCCAGCAGGACCTCTCGTTCAAAGTCGTGCTCTTCGGCATCGCGCTCGTGTTCGCGCTGATGACGGCGGTCTACTTCTACTTCACGAACATGCTGTCTGGTGCGCTGTTTGCGGCCATCGTCATGCTCATCACGGGGTTCTTCTTCGCGGCTGTGTCGGGCAATCTGGTCGGCATGATCGGCTCGTCGAACAACCCGATCTCGGGTCTGACGCTCGCCACCACCATCGTGGCGGCGCTGACGATGGTGATTGTGGGCGTGAAGGGCGAGGCGGGCGTCGCGGCCGTGCTGGCGGTGGCCGCGGTGGTGTGCGTGTCGTCGGCTGTGGCAGGCGAGATGCTGCAGGATCTCAAGGTCGGGCACATCCTGGGCGGCACGCCCTGGAAGATGCAGATTGGAGACATGATTGGCGTCGCGGTAGCCGGCCTTGTGATGTTCTTCCCGATCTACGTCCTGCACAACTCCGAGGTCGCGAGTGGCGGTCTCGGCGGCCGCGTGCTGGCGGCGCCGCAGGCGGGCCTGATGGCCGCGCTCTCACAGGGGATCGTCGGCGGCGACATGCCGTGGCCGCTGGTGATCGTCGGCATCGCCATGGGCATCTCGCTCATCCTGATCAAGGTGCGCAGCCCGATGCTGTTCTCGGTCGGGATGTACCTGCCGCTCGGCACGACGTTCGCGATCTTTGTCGGCGGCATGATTCGCGGCATCGTCGACAAGATGGCCGCCAGACGCGACTACAACGCGGCGCAGAAGGCGCGCGTCGAGAATGCCGGGGTGCTGACGGCGTCGGGGTTGATCGCGGGTGAAGCGATTATGGGGCTCATCATCGCCGCGGTCGTGTTCTTCAGCACGAACAAGGAGTTTCCGGGTATTCCGGGCCTCGACAGCGTTGCGGGGCTGCTGGCCATCCCGGTCTTCGCCGTGCTGGCGGTCTACATGATCTTTGTTCCGCTGCGGAAGGCCGGCACCCCAGACGAGCCCGCACCGCCGACTGCGGTGATGTAA
- a CDS encoding prolyl oligopeptidase family serine peptidase produces MRRTTRIQLAALVILSLAPGSARVLTQSPSTPTLAPVKAADYGKWETLGVSVLADNAKWVGVPITRVDGTSELQVYPVPAATGSTPGKPWHKAAEGSAPAFSADGQWLAYRIGYSEAEREKMQDDKKPVRDRLGLVRLDAAAAPAAPIVVADITRFAFAPAGPYLAMLRYLPDGVKRKGADLLVRNLTTGAVMTFGNVSEFAWADEGRLLALAIDAEGKAGNGVHVYDPQTGALRLLDSGDATYIGLTWRAKSDDLAVFKSRTDDTRDEDTNTVLAWRGLQTPGETPARRYDHAADNGFPEDMRVVTFRRLQWSKDGKTLYFGIQEWDRKAAKDGADKAGDKAPKPKPAGVDVWHSKDERIIPMQRVDKSRDVERNYLSLWNVDSGKWLRIGTDKDERVSVVAGDRFATETDRKPYMFDNMFDRTRQDVYLVDLTTGARRKAIEGVWYFQGNSPAGNYLLYFKGDQYWTCDIRSGKATNITATIKAVWIDPDYDTPVRVQRPPSGVAGWLKDDAAVLLYDQHDIWRVAPEGAGGVRLTRGAEESVVHRYARTNRDEEFIDPASPIYTSLYGRWSKKFGYARVPTAPPAAGAVPAVERLVWLDKNVARLAKARKADAFAYVVQDFDDSPDLLVGGAALADATQLTATNTFQKSYTWGRSSLVDYKNAKGERLQGALYYPAGYEPGKKYPMIVYVYERLSQGVHGYVAPSERSPYNAAVFTANGYFVLQPDIVFRPRDPGLAAVDCVTAAVKAVLAAGAVDPKRVGLVGHSWGGYEASFIPTQTNIFAASIAGAPITNLLSFYGAIHWNQGLPEPAHFETGQARMDVPYWEDLQAYIRNSSTLFVNKLETPMMIFFGDKDGTVDFRQGVEMYNYARRAGKQLVMLVYAGENHSAREKPNQIDYHRRILQWFDHYLKGAAAPDWITKGTTVIDAEKAQKTGR; encoded by the coding sequence GTGAGACGAACAACGCGGATACAGCTTGCGGCTCTTGTCATTCTCTCTCTCGCGCCTGGATCGGCTCGGGTCTTGACCCAGTCGCCATCGACGCCGACCTTGGCGCCTGTGAAGGCTGCTGACTACGGCAAGTGGGAAACGCTCGGCGTCTCGGTCCTCGCGGATAACGCCAAGTGGGTCGGGGTGCCGATTACGCGCGTGGATGGAACAAGCGAATTGCAGGTCTATCCGGTGCCGGCGGCGACTGGCTCAACGCCCGGCAAGCCATGGCACAAGGCCGCCGAAGGGAGTGCACCCGCGTTTTCGGCCGACGGACAGTGGCTGGCGTACCGGATCGGTTACTCCGAGGCCGAGCGCGAGAAGATGCAGGACGACAAGAAGCCGGTTCGCGACAGGCTGGGCCTCGTTCGTCTGGATGCGGCTGCCGCTCCAGCCGCTCCGATCGTCGTTGCCGATATCACCCGATTCGCCTTTGCGCCCGCCGGGCCGTATCTCGCGATGCTGCGGTATCTGCCTGACGGCGTGAAGCGGAAGGGCGCGGACCTGCTGGTGAGAAATCTCACCACCGGCGCCGTCATGACGTTCGGCAATGTGTCGGAATTTGCCTGGGCTGATGAAGGCCGACTGCTCGCGCTCGCAATTGACGCCGAGGGAAAGGCCGGTAACGGGGTCCACGTGTACGACCCGCAGACGGGCGCGTTACGGCTGCTCGATTCGGGCGACGCTACCTACATCGGCCTCACGTGGCGCGCGAAGAGCGACGATCTGGCCGTCTTCAAGTCGCGCACTGATGACACTCGCGACGAAGACACCAATACCGTGCTGGCGTGGCGCGGTCTGCAGACCCCAGGCGAGACACCAGCGCGGCGGTACGATCACGCGGCCGACAACGGGTTTCCCGAGGACATGCGGGTCGTGACCTTCCGACGGCTGCAGTGGTCGAAGGACGGCAAGACGCTCTACTTCGGGATCCAGGAATGGGATCGCAAAGCGGCCAAGGATGGCGCGGACAAGGCCGGCGACAAGGCGCCAAAGCCGAAGCCCGCCGGCGTGGACGTGTGGCACAGCAAAGACGAGCGCATCATCCCGATGCAGCGCGTCGATAAGAGCCGCGACGTCGAACGCAACTACCTGTCGCTGTGGAACGTCGACAGCGGAAAGTGGCTGCGTATCGGGACTGACAAGGACGAGCGGGTGAGCGTCGTCGCAGGCGATCGGTTTGCGACCGAGACCGATCGCAAGCCGTACATGTTCGATAACATGTTCGACCGGACCAGGCAGGACGTCTACCTGGTCGATCTGACGACGGGCGCGCGCAGAAAGGCCATCGAGGGAGTCTGGTACTTTCAGGGCAACAGCCCCGCCGGAAACTACCTGCTGTATTTCAAGGGCGACCAGTACTGGACCTGCGACATCCGCTCGGGCAAGGCGACCAACATCACCGCGACGATCAAGGCCGTCTGGATCGATCCCGACTACGACACTCCGGTTCGCGTGCAGAGGCCGCCGTCGGGCGTCGCGGGCTGGTTGAAGGATGACGCGGCGGTCCTGTTGTACGACCAGCACGACATCTGGCGCGTGGCGCCGGAGGGGGCCGGCGGCGTCCGCTTGACGCGGGGCGCCGAGGAGTCCGTCGTGCACCGGTACGCGCGGACCAACCGCGACGAGGAGTTCATCGACCCGGCATCCCCGATCTACACGAGCCTCTACGGCCGCTGGTCGAAGAAGTTCGGGTATGCGCGTGTGCCGACCGCACCGCCGGCGGCTGGCGCCGTACCGGCCGTCGAACGTCTCGTGTGGCTCGACAAGAACGTCGCTCGGCTGGCGAAGGCCAGGAAGGCCGACGCGTTCGCGTACGTGGTTCAGGATTTCGACGACTCGCCCGACCTCCTTGTGGGAGGGGCAGCGCTCGCCGACGCCACGCAACTGACCGCCACGAACACGTTCCAGAAGAGCTACACGTGGGGCCGATCGTCGCTGGTTGACTACAAGAACGCGAAGGGGGAACGGCTGCAGGGAGCCCTGTACTACCCGGCCGGCTACGAGCCCGGGAAGAAGTACCCGATGATCGTGTACGTCTACGAACGGCTGTCGCAAGGCGTTCATGGATACGTGGCTCCGTCGGAGCGCTCGCCCTACAACGCGGCGGTGTTCACGGCCAACGGCTACTTCGTGCTGCAGCCGGACATCGTGTTCCGGCCGCGCGATCCCGGTCTCGCGGCGGTCGACTGCGTCACCGCAGCCGTCAAAGCGGTGCTGGCCGCGGGTGCGGTCGATCCGAAGCGGGTCGGCCTGGTCGGGCATTCGTGGGGCGGATACGAGGCCAGCTTCATCCCGACGCAGACCAACATCTTTGCGGCGTCCATCGCGGGCGCGCCGATTACCAACCTCCTGAGTTTCTACGGCGCGATTCACTGGAATCAGGGTCTGCCGGAACCCGCGCATTTCGAAACAGGGCAGGCCCGGATGGACGTGCCGTACTGGGAGGATCTGCAGGCCTACATCCGCAACTCGTCCACGCTGTTCGTCAACAAGCTCGAGACGCCGATGATGATCTTTTTCGGCGACAAGGACGGGACGGTTGACTTCCGGCAGGGCGTCGAGATGTACAACTACGCGCGGCGCGCCGGCAAGCAACTGGTGATGCTGGTGTATGCCGGCGAGAATCACAGCGCGCGCGAGAAGCCGAACCAGATCGACTACCACCGGCGCATCCTCCAGTGGTTCGATCACTACTTGAAGGGCGCGGCCGCGCCCGACTGGATCACCAAGGGTACGACCGTGATCGACGCCGAGAAGGCACAGAAGACAGGGCGCTGA
- the moaC gene encoding cyclic pyranopterin monophosphate synthase MoaC, whose translation MASRKITPSLRRKSAGQLSHVDARGRVRMVDVSQKPATVREAVARGFVRMAPATLRLIGSGQIAKGDPLQASRLAGIMAAKKTSEIIPLCHPLAISHCEVNFRRRREGYEIEARVRTVGPTGVEMEALTAVAAAALTIYDMVKAVDRAVVIDDILLLEKRGGRSGVWKRGA comes from the coding sequence ATGGCGAGCAGGAAGATCACGCCCTCGTTGAGGAGAAAATCCGCCGGGCAGCTCTCGCACGTGGACGCTCGGGGGCGCGTCCGCATGGTGGATGTGAGCCAGAAGCCCGCCACGGTTCGCGAGGCGGTGGCGCGCGGCTTCGTGCGGATGGCACCGGCGACGCTCAGGCTGATCGGCTCTGGCCAGATCGCCAAGGGTGACCCGCTGCAGGCCTCGCGGCTGGCCGGCATCATGGCGGCCAAGAAGACGTCCGAGATCATCCCGTTGTGCCACCCGCTCGCGATCAGCCACTGCGAGGTGAACTTCCGCCGGCGGCGCGAAGGATACGAGATCGAGGCCCGCGTCCGGACGGTTGGCCCGACCGGCGTGGAAATGGAGGCGTTGACCGCGGTCGCGGCGGCGGCGCTGACGATCTACGACATGGTGAAAGCCGTGGATCGCGCCGTCGTGATCGATGACATCCTTCTGCTGGAGAAGCGCGGCGGCCGATCGGGCGTCTGGAAGCGCGGGGCATAG